Proteins from a genomic interval of Salmo salar chromosome ssa14, Ssal_v3.1, whole genome shotgun sequence:
- the catip gene encoding ciliogenesis-associated TTC17-interacting protein: MEETATTEKAEELKASSEAIAFLSSIGAAEMQRCLFEDSLVTVSEGGRELGEFKVTVERTSCREQPCLLLHAHSHGAIDNTPCGTAITAYLSLNLETLEQNHHEYVKLQDHRLDRRCHMVQHDGQLVVNKITTVGEEIRRQTLSYPLSSVKGLVSEGSNLLLQRIFALRKNVPENMTFLSFDQDTHISTSTYRELGCRQQTVGEEVVEVFGVERTVVSVEDIPAMWHCYFLPEGHLASRVQVGSPVTMRLLLLPLQTHTEVRDDKPVFEKRPLVWEEDMQMYSMFLDRKEELKAEHASYLRQHPELRTMMADFLQFLLLRKPSDVFVFAREFFSPFASLQPPGSTFNTSSP, from the exons ATGGAGGAGACTGCTACAACGGAGAAAGCCGAGGAGTTAAAAGCCTCTAGCGAGGCCATCGCCTTTCTGTCCAGCATAG gggctgCGGAGATGCAGCGGTGTCTGTTTGAAGACTCTCTGGTGACAGTGTCCGAGGGGGGCAGAGAGCTGGGAGAGTTTAAGGTGACTGTGGAGAGGACCAGTTGCAGGGAGCAGCCTTGCCTACTGCTGCACGCACACAGCCATGGAGCTATTGACAACACTCCCTGTGGTACAGCCATCACTG CCTACCTTTCTTTGAACCTGGAGACCCTGGAGCAAAACCACCACGAGTACGTCAAG CTTCAGGACCACCGATTGGACAGGAGGTGTCACATGGTCCAGCATGATGGACAGCTGGTGGTGAACAAAATCACCACtgtgggagag gagataAGGAGGCAGACCTTGTCGTACCCTCTGTCCTCTGTGAAGGGGTTAGTGTCCGAGGGCTCTAACctgctgctgcagaggatattcGCTCTGAGGAAGAACGTCCCGGAAAACATGACCTTCCTCTCCTTCGACCAGGACACACACATATCCACCTCCACATAC AGGGAGCTGGGGTGCAGGCAGCAGACGGTgggagaggaggtggtggaggtgtttGGGGTGGAGAGGACGGTCGTCTCGGTGGAGGACATCCCAGCCATGTGGCACTGCTACTTCCTGCCTGAAGG GCATCTGGCTAGCCGAGTGCAGGTGGGCTCTCCTGTGACCATGAGGCTCTTGCTACTCCCGctccaaacacacacag AGGTGAGGGATGATAAGCCTGTGTTTGAGAAGAGGCCTCTGGTCTGGGAGGAGGACATGCAGATGTACTCCATGTTCCTGGACAGAAAG GAGGAGTTGAAGGCGGAGCATGCCTCGTACCTGCGGCAGCACCCGGAGCTCCGCACTATGATGGCCGACTTCCTGCAGTTTTTGTTACTACGGAAACCAAGTGACGTATTTGTGTTTGCCCGCGAGTTCTTCTCCCCATTCGCCTCCCTCCAACCCCCAGGGAGCACCTTCAACACCTCCTCACCCTGA
- the LOC106569483 gene encoding LOW QUALITY PROTEIN: caspase-8 (The sequence of the model RefSeq protein was modified relative to this genomic sequence to represent the inferred CDS: inserted 2 bases in 2 codons; deleted 1 base in 1 codon): protein MNNNNLAKKLEDSAPQFTGGSPWLHVKAASQEEDPCRVGKEALAEVFSQMKFRVVMCKDKTAVEIPIVLKVFSELKQLSDLQPYDVKEGVSDQXTDLKDLPKHGDGFVCCILSHGKKEGVCATDGTVVPTIDILSPFNGEKCTILVGKPKVFFIQACRGGGGSGSRQKGVPVPKRNPVEDKELRADYDQVQNYTLPIWSDFLVVMANVEQYVSIRNKTKGSWFIQSLCGQLKDGCLRGKDIHAIITXGNAEVSKMDGELPVKDKHGNVICYEKVKQSPDSRNTLTKTLIFPAP from the exons ATGAATAATAACAATCTTGCCAAGAAGTTGGAGGATAGTGCACCGCAGTTCACTGGTG GATCACCATGGCTCCATGTCAAGGCTGCCTCCCAAGAAGAAGACCCCTGCAGAGTTGGAAAAG AGGCGCTAGCAGAAGTGTTCAGCCAGATGAAGTTCAGGGTGGTGATGTGCAAGGACAAGACTGCAGTGGAGATTCCCATTGTGCTGAAGGTCTTCTCTGAGCTGAAGCAGTTATCTGACCTGCAACCGTACGATGTGAAGGAGGGGGTCAGCGATC TTACTGATCTAAAGGATCTTCCTAAGCATGGCGATGGCTTCGTCTGCTGCATTCTGAGTCACGGAAAAAAGGAGGGCGTCTGTGCCACAGATGGAACAGTCGTCCCCACCATTGATATCCTCTCACCTTTCAACGGCGAGAAATGCACGATCCTCGTTGGAAAGCCCAAAGTATTCTTCATCCAGGCGTgtcggggtgggggggggtcc gGTTCCAGACAGAAGGGAGTGCCGGTGCCGAAGAGGAACCCTGTAGAGGACAAGGAACTGCGGGCAGACTATGACCAAGTCCAAAACTACACCCTTCCAATATGGTCTGATTTCCTGGTTGTCATGGCCAACGTAGAGCAGTATGTCTCCATCAGGAACAAAACCAAGGGGTCCTGGTTCATCCAGTCTCTATGTGGCCAACTGAAAGATGGCTGCCTCAG AGGGAAAGACATCCATGCGATCATCA CTGGCAATGCTGAAGTGAGCAAGATGGACGGTGAACTTCCTGTTAAGGATAAACATGGTAATGTAATTTGCTATGAGAAGGTTAAGCAATCACCAGATTCCAGAAACACCCTGACGAAGACACTCATCTTTCCTGCACCCTGA